The following coding sequences are from one Treponema bryantii window:
- a CDS encoding Cof-type HAD-IIB family hydrolase has translation MNSCEKLDVRLIALDLDDTLLNDNREITDMTVEALRECAERGIYVVLCSGRAEDAILPFVRRLEIAGKEAGRFLIAINGCSIFDLHKRQQIFCRKVEADILTRTNEVAEARGLRSEVYTPDTIYYREETKWTKLDVDLCGLKGAKVEDYDEFLKRGFTKMLVPGEPSELLELQSELRAEFGERAVIFTSKPYFLEILPPNCGKGEAVSWLANELGFGMDKVMGFGDSMNDESLIRMAGYGVAMCNGLEEMKKVARFVTDLDNNHDGVGDFIKKHVL, from the coding sequence ATGAATTCTTGTGAAAAATTAGATGTTCGTTTGATTGCATTGGACCTGGATGATACTCTTTTAAATGATAACCGTGAAATAACAGATATGACGGTTGAGGCTCTTCGCGAATGTGCTGAGCGCGGAATTTATGTTGTGCTTTGTTCAGGCCGCGCAGAAGATGCAATTCTTCCTTTTGTGAGAAGACTTGAAATTGCCGGAAAAGAAGCTGGACGTTTTTTGATTGCCATAAACGGCTGTTCAATTTTTGATCTGCATAAACGTCAACAGATTTTCTGCCGTAAAGTTGAAGCTGATATTCTGACCCGCACTAATGAAGTTGCAGAGGCACGCGGGCTTCGCAGTGAAGTTTATACACCTGATACAATCTACTATCGTGAAGAAACAAAATGGACAAAACTCGATGTTGACCTGTGCGGACTTAAAGGCGCAAAGGTTGAAGATTATGATGAATTCCTTAAGCGCGGTTTTACAAAAATGCTCGTTCCTGGAGAACCTTCAGAACTTCTTGAACTGCAGAGTGAGCTTCGCGCTGAGTTTGGAGAACGCGCCGTAATCTTTACAAGTAAGCCGTACTTCCTTGAAATCCTTCCACCGAACTGCGGAAAGGGAGAAGCTGTAAGCTGGCTTGCAAATGAACTAGGCTTTGGAATGGACAAGGTGATGGGCTTTGGCGACAGTATGAATGATGAAAGCCTTATCCGCATGGCAGGTTACGGTGTCGCAATGTGCAATGGGCTTGAGGAAATGAAAAAGGTCGCCCGCTTTGTTACAGACTTAGACAATAATCACGACGGTGTCGGCGATTTTATAAAGAAGCACGTATTATAA